A window of the Gemmatirosa kalamazoonensis genome harbors these coding sequences:
- a CDS encoding diacylglycerol/lipid kinase family protein, producing the protein MSGSLIRRALLVVNPAARKAASREADAVRAFGELGVAIDVRHTHRAGDAADIAAAAVGDGAIDAVFTLGGDGTAMEVVGALAGGNVPVGILPGGTGNLIARTLGTPLGVAKAVRALVGGDAARIDLGVVEGSGIPARHFAFAAGVGIDARMIEETPARLKRRLGVLAYALTASRAILAGDRFPVRVVVDGEEIRRDAAAVMIVNFGAVLGDLFRFGPGIRHDDGLLDLCLFAPRSATDAVRVLWRLVRKDFRDDASLVYRAGREFLVEPAEPRAAQADGELLGRTPIAVRVVPLAATLLVPASGR; encoded by the coding sequence GTGAGCGGTTCCCTCATCCGACGCGCCTTGCTCGTCGTGAATCCCGCGGCTCGGAAGGCGGCGAGCCGCGAGGCCGACGCGGTGCGCGCGTTCGGCGAGCTGGGCGTCGCGATCGACGTCAGACACACGCACCGCGCCGGCGACGCGGCGGACATCGCGGCCGCCGCCGTCGGCGACGGGGCGATCGACGCGGTGTTCACGCTCGGCGGCGACGGCACGGCGATGGAGGTCGTGGGCGCGCTCGCGGGTGGGAACGTCCCCGTCGGCATCCTGCCGGGCGGCACGGGCAACCTCATCGCGCGCACGCTCGGCACGCCGCTCGGCGTCGCGAAGGCGGTGCGCGCGCTCGTCGGCGGCGACGCGGCGCGGATCGACCTCGGCGTGGTGGAAGGGAGCGGCATCCCCGCGCGCCACTTCGCGTTCGCGGCCGGCGTCGGCATCGACGCGCGCATGATCGAGGAGACGCCGGCCCGGCTCAAGCGGCGGCTCGGCGTGCTCGCGTACGCGCTCACGGCGAGCCGCGCGATCCTCGCCGGCGACCGCTTTCCCGTGCGCGTGGTGGTCGACGGCGAGGAGATCCGGCGCGACGCGGCGGCGGTCATGATCGTGAACTTCGGCGCCGTGCTCGGGGACCTGTTCCGCTTCGGGCCAGGGATCCGCCACGACGACGGGCTGCTCGACCTCTGCCTGTTCGCGCCGCGCTCGGCCACGGACGCCGTGCGCGTGCTGTGGCGCCTCGTGCGGAAGGACTTCCGCGACGACGCGTCGCTCGTCTATCGCGCCGGCCGCGAGTTCCTCGTCGAACCGGCGGAGCCGCGCGCGGCGCAGGCCGACGGCGAGCTGCTGGGCCGGACGCCGATCGCGGTGCGCGTGGTGCCGCTGGCCGCCACGCTGCTCGTTCCCGCCTCCGGGCGTTAG